A window of Diospyros lotus cultivar Yz01 chromosome 14, ASM1463336v1, whole genome shotgun sequence contains these coding sequences:
- the LOC127790838 gene encoding uncharacterized protein LOC127790838: MSILKHQLACLHQSTSSRFNSKQPFRIYAAGLNKPSSFPVRPYNPRYDQRLSLLKTRSIQQDALAVSITTDLDIKKDGSFTFREIYPKPKKAQAEGKSFWGAVSLIIGTAVGPGMLGLPAATIRSGPLPSTIAILLSWVYVMSSILLVAELSFAAMEEDNVSEVSFTGLATKGLGPHAGAFVALVYASLSFSLLVACVSGLGSIFTQWLPWINPLMAHALSPFVVGVTVLFFPFKTIDAANRLLCLLMVLSLSGLVGFGLLVGRTSILASLGHALWSLPSILPAIPVTVLTLGFHVITPFVCKIAGNSIEEASRAILIGGVVPLVMVLSWNLIVLGLAGTNTALPSSNPISLLLSVNPSAASAVQGFAFTALATSLIGYAVSFPKQVSDTLGLISGKPSLKQPNQTQTHFPTPRKKRSSSGNIAVASEARLQMLLMPFLIGIPVLIASFFPTSFSRALDFAGTYANCFLFGILPPAMAYVNQSRKRTRPSILPGGKAALLLLFSIAIILGIWH; the protein is encoded by the exons ATGAGCATTCTTAAACATCAATTAGCTTGTCTTCACCAATCCACTTCCTCAAGATTCAACTCCAAGCAGCCGTTTAGAATTTATGCAGCAGGACTCAATAAGCCTAGTTCTTTTCCGGTTAGACCGTACAATCCTCGATACGACCAGCGATTAAGCCTCCTCAAAACTAGGTCCATACAACAGGATGCTTTGGCTGTTTCAATCACTACAGATCTTGATATTAAGAAAGATGGCAGTTTTACTTTTAGAGAAATTTACCCTAAGCCTAAAAAAGCACAAGCTGAGGGCAAGAGCTTCTGGGGTGCAGTTAGTTTGATCATTGGCACGGCTGTAGGGCCTGGAATGCTGGGCTTGCCTGCTGCAACCATAAGATCCGGCCCACTTCCTTCCACCATTGCCATTCTCCTCTCATGGGTATATGTCATGTCCTCAATTCTACTTGTAGCAGAGCTCAGCTTCGCAGCCATGGAGGAAGACAATGTTTCCGAGGTTAGCTTCACCGGGCTTGCAACCAAGGGGTTGGGACCCCATGCCGGTGCTTTCGTTGCTCTAGTCTATGCTTCCCTGAGTTTCTCCCTGCTGGTGGCATGCGTTTCAGGCCTTGGCTCTATTTTCACGCAGTGGCTTCCATGGATAAATCCTCTAATGGCGCATGCCTTGTCTCCTTTTGTCGTTGGAGTAACTGTATTGTTTTTCCCATTCAAAACCATTGATGCTGCCAACAGGCTCCTCTGTTTGCTCATGGTTTTATCCTTATCCGGACTTGTGGGCTTTGGCTTACTGGTGGGAAGAACCAGTATCTTGGCTTCCTTGGGCCACGCCTTGTGGTCTCTTCCTTCTATCTTGCCTGCCATTCCTGTAACTGTACTCACCTTGGGGTTCCATGTGATCACTCCTTTTGTCTGTAAAATTGCCGGCAACTCCATTGAAGAAGCCTCCAGAGCAATATTGATTGGCGGGGTTGTTCCACTGGTCATGGTTTTATCCTGGAATCTCATAGTATTGGGGCTTGCTGGCACGAACACGGCCTTGCCTTCAAGTAATCCAATCTCACTCCTCCTCTCTGTGAATCCATCTGCCGCATCAGCAGTTCAGGGTTTTGCATTTACGGCTCTGGCAACTAGCTTGATTGGATATGCTGTTAGCTTCCCTAAACAGGTGTCTGACACCTTGGGGTTGATTTCTGGAAAACCCAGCTTAAAGCAACCAAATCAAACTCAAACGCATTTCCCTACTCCGCGTAAGAAGAGATCATCAAGTGGAAATATTGCTGTTGCTTCAGAAGCCAGACTGCAAATGCTTTTGATGCCATTTCTGATTGGCATCCCGGTCCTGATAGCTTCTTTCTTTCCCACAAGCTTTTCGAGAGCCCTTGATTTTGCTGGGACCTATGCAAATTGCTTTCTGTTTGGCATCCTTCCTCCGGCAATGGCATACGTTAATCAGTCCAGGAAGAGAACTAG ACCATCCATTTTGCCGGGGGGAAAGGCTGCGCTTCTGCTGCTATTTAGCATAGCCATCATATTGGGTATTTGGCATTAG